The following are encoded in a window of Candidatus Omnitrophota bacterium genomic DNA:
- a CDS encoding aminotransferase class V-fold PLP-dependent enzyme: MELIFERSKEGRTGVSLPSSDVPTRVKVDERFTREKDAELPCVSEPQVVRHFTNLSKMNFGVDSHFYPLGSCTMKYNPKFTEKIASLEEFTSLHPLQPQLIKGGMLTQGALEIISNLENALCEITGMDEFTTHPMAGAHGELTGIMIIAAYHRHLGNNRKYVLIPDSGHGTNPATAAIAGYEVKPVPSDEKGIMSLSEFKRMLTGEVAAVMLTCPNTAGVFNPHIKEITDIAHEAGALMYYDGANLNAILGKARPGDLGFDVVHLNLHKTFATPHGGGGPGSGPVGVKEHLAPFLPTSRVIKRKDGTFALDYDRPLSIGYISPFYGNFAVMLKAYAYILLLGREGLIEVSENAALNANYLLSKLTQKYQIPYQEGCLHEFVVSASRQAEKGVRALDIAKALIDEGIHPPTVYFPLIVKEAMMIEPTETESKETLDRFIEVMLRLADLAERDPASFKQYPATTPVGRLNEVKAAKDMDLCFDPDRKEK, translated from the coding sequence ATGGAGCTGATATTCGAAAGATCAAAAGAGGGACGCACGGGAGTATCGCTGCCTTCGAGCGATGTTCCCACACGGGTCAAGGTGGACGAGAGGTTCACCAGGGAAAAGGACGCGGAGCTTCCCTGTGTATCCGAGCCCCAGGTAGTGCGCCACTTCACGAACCTTTCCAAGATGAATTTCGGGGTGGATTCCCATTTTTATCCGCTGGGGTCATGCACGATGAAGTACAACCCCAAGTTCACTGAAAAGATAGCCTCGCTTGAAGAATTCACTTCCCTGCATCCTTTACAGCCCCAGCTTATAAAGGGGGGCATGCTCACGCAGGGGGCTCTGGAGATAATAAGCAACCTGGAGAACGCGCTCTGTGAGATAACCGGGATGGACGAGTTCACGACCCATCCCATGGCAGGTGCCCACGGTGAGCTTACCGGTATAATGATAATCGCCGCGTACCACAGGCACCTCGGCAATAACAGGAAATACGTGCTCATACCCGATTCGGGCCACGGGACCAACCCCGCCACGGCGGCTATAGCCGGATACGAGGTAAAACCGGTCCCCTCCGATGAAAAAGGGATAATGTCGCTTTCCGAGTTCAAGAGAATGCTTACCGGTGAGGTCGCCGCGGTGATGCTCACCTGCCCGAATACGGCGGGTGTTTTCAATCCCCATATAAAAGAGATCACCGATATCGCTCACGAAGCCGGCGCCCTGATGTATTATGACGGGGCTAACCTGAACGCCATACTTGGCAAGGCACGGCCCGGCGACCTGGGTTTCGATGTCGTGCATCTTAATCTGCACAAGACGTTCGCCACCCCCCACGGTGGCGGCGGGCCCGGATCAGGGCCGGTGGGCGTCAAGGAACACCTGGCGCCGTTTCTGCCTACTTCGCGCGTGATCAAGAGAAAGGACGGCACTTTCGCGCTTGATTACGACAGGCCTTTATCCATAGGCTATATATCGCCGTTTTACGGTAATTTCGCGGTAATGCTGAAGGCGTACGCGTACATACTCCTTCTGGGAAGGGAGGGACTCATTGAGGTCAGTGAGAATGCCGCGCTTAATGCCAATTACCTGCTCAGCAAGCTCACGCAGAAGTACCAGATACCTTATCAGGAAGGATGCCTGCATGAGTTCGTTGTCTCTGCTTCGCGCCAGGCGGAAAAAGGCGTGAGGGCGCTGGATATAGCCAAGGCCCTTATCGACGAGGGCATACATCCGCCGACGGTGTATTTTCCCCTGATCGTCAAGGAAGCGATGATGATCGAACCCACAGAGACCGAATCCAAGGAGACCCTGGACAGGTTCATCGAGGTCATGCTGCGCCTGGCGGATTTGGCCGAGCGGGACCCGGCATCTTTCAAACAATATCCCGCCACGACACCGGTCGGTCGTTTGAACGAAGTGAAGGCAGCCAAGGACATGGACCTCTGTTTTGATCCGGACCGCAAAGAAAAATGA
- the gcvH gene encoding glycine cleavage system protein GcvH codes for MIPDDLKYTREHEWVKIEGGEAVFGITDHAQEALGDITFVELPRKEDDVKQTDSIATIESVKAASDVYAPLSGKVIDINESLQESPEAINSSPYEEGWICRVSIADPEEEDNLMSAGEYKKYLDENQ; via the coding sequence ATGATTCCGGATGATCTGAAATATACCAGAGAACATGAATGGGTCAAAATAGAGGGCGGCGAAGCCGTTTTCGGTATCACCGATCACGCCCAGGAGGCGCTCGGGGACATTACTTTCGTAGAACTGCCCCGGAAAGAGGATGATGTCAAACAGACCGACAGTATCGCCACCATCGAATCGGTGAAAGCGGCCAGCGATGTTTACGCGCCTCTTTCAGGGAAGGTTATAGATATCAACGAGTCTCTGCAGGAGAGCCCCGAGGCCATAAATTCCTCACCTTATGAAGAAGGGTGGATCTGCCGGGTCAGCATCGCAGATCCCGAGGAAGAGGATAACCTTATGTCGGCCGGAGAATACAAAAAGTACCTTGACGAGAATCAGTAA
- a CDS encoding aminomethyl-transferring glycine dehydrogenase subunit GcvPA → MSYIPHTPVDKRDMLKAIGIETGVMDDLFRCIPKDLRASSFDLPDGKSEMEVENYLRGLASKNATDMVTFVGGGFYDHYIPAAVDALVSRSEFYTAYTPYQPEASQGTLQAIYEYQSCISRLTEMDVANASLYDGGTALYEAAMMAIRITGRNKIIMDGGVSPIYRKMMYCYTSNLSIEFVETPLVHGHSYRDEIDKYLDDKTAAVILQNPNFFGAIDDHSDITEKCHKVGALVIESVYPISLGILKTPREMDADIVTGEGQSLGIPLSFGGPYLGFMATKKEYVRKMPGRVVGATVDDKGRRGFVLTLQAREQHIRREKATSNICSNEALCALRSLIYMSLVGKEGLKQVAELCMDKAEYAKQRLEGIKDVEVKRSWPTFNEFVIKIPKDPNEVIGKLIDKGIAAGFPLGRYYEDMQNYMLIAVTEKRTKQQIAIFADALEAALWS, encoded by the coding sequence ATGAGTTATATTCCACACACACCAGTAGATAAAAGGGACATGCTCAAGGCCATCGGCATCGAGACCGGTGTGATGGACGACCTCTTCAGATGCATACCCAAAGATCTGAGGGCGAGCTCGTTCGACCTTCCCGACGGCAAGTCGGAGATGGAGGTGGAGAATTACCTGCGCGGACTGGCATCGAAGAACGCGACCGATATGGTGACTTTCGTGGGGGGAGGGTTCTACGACCATTATATACCCGCTGCGGTCGACGCCCTTGTTTCGCGGTCGGAATTCTACACCGCTTACACGCCTTACCAGCCCGAGGCATCACAGGGTACCCTCCAGGCCATCTATGAGTACCAGAGCTGCATATCGCGTCTGACAGAAATGGACGTCGCGAACGCTTCACTGTATGACGGGGGGACCGCTTTGTATGAGGCCGCGATGATGGCGATCCGCATTACCGGCAGGAACAAGATAATCATGGATGGGGGGGTAAGCCCCATCTACCGCAAGATGATGTACTGTTATACGAGCAACCTTTCCATCGAGTTCGTTGAAACTCCCCTGGTGCACGGTCATAGTTACAGGGACGAGATAGACAAGTATCTGGATGATAAGACCGCGGCCGTTATCCTGCAGAACCCCAACTTCTTCGGGGCGATCGACGACCACAGCGATATCACGGAAAAATGTCACAAGGTGGGCGCCCTCGTAATAGAAAGCGTGTATCCCATTTCCCTGGGCATCCTCAAGACCCCCAGGGAGATGGACGCGGACATCGTTACTGGGGAAGGGCAGAGCCTGGGGATACCACTTTCGTTCGGCGGGCCGTATCTCGGTTTTATGGCGACGAAGAAGGAATACGTCAGGAAAATGCCCGGTCGGGTCGTGGGTGCTACAGTAGACGATAAGGGCCGAAGAGGTTTTGTGCTTACCCTGCAGGCGAGGGAGCAGCATATACGCAGGGAGAAAGCCACCTCCAATATTTGTTCGAACGAGGCCTTATGCGCTTTGAGGTCGCTCATATACATGTCCCTTGTCGGCAAGGAGGGGCTTAAGCAGGTCGCCGAGCTCTGCATGGACAAAGCCGAGTACGCTAAACAGAGGCTGGAAGGGATAAAAGACGTCGAGGTCAAGAGAAGCTGGCCCACTTTTAATGAATTCGTCATAAAGATACCCAAAGACCCCAACGAGGTCATAGGCAAGCTCATAGATAAGGGTATCGCGGCGGGTTTTCCGCTGGGAAGGTATTACGAGGACATGCAGAACTATATGCTGATAGCGGTTACCGAGAAAAGGACCAAGCAGCAGATCGCCATATTCGCCGATGCCCTGGAGGCAGCCTTATGGAGCTGA
- the lipA gene encoding lipoyl synthase, with protein MKSILKRPPWIRSSLSWDDSFSDVRTLVKELGLNTVCVEAACPNRCQCWSDGHVTFMVLGRVCTRGCLFCNVEKGTPVPPDAAEAANIAIAAKKLNARYVVITSVTRDDLPDRGAGHFVSIVRQLKSSLPGTAVELLIPDLDAREELIARTTRSGAEVIGHNIEMPERLYSRMRPGADYHRSLRTIRTIAELRERGQKVLVKSALMLGLGERPEEVLQTLRDLKEAGVDIVYIGQYLSPSADHWPIEKYYTPEQFESLKEECFGMGFRSVLSGPMVRSSYKAAEAYRSALDKS; from the coding sequence ATGAAGAGCATTCTGAAAAGACCTCCTTGGATAAGAAGCAGTTTATCCTGGGATGATTCATTCAGCGATGTCCGCACGCTTGTAAAGGAGCTGGGGCTTAACACCGTTTGCGTTGAAGCGGCCTGTCCGAACAGATGCCAGTGCTGGTCGGATGGACATGTGACTTTCATGGTGCTGGGAAGGGTATGTACCAGGGGGTGCCTGTTCTGCAACGTAGAAAAGGGCACACCCGTACCGCCGGATGCTGCGGAGGCGGCAAATATCGCCATAGCCGCGAAAAAGCTCAACGCGCGTTATGTGGTCATAACATCCGTCACGCGCGATGATCTTCCCGACAGGGGAGCGGGACATTTTGTTTCAATAGTCAGGCAGCTCAAGTCTTCCCTCCCCGGGACGGCAGTTGAACTGCTCATTCCCGACCTCGATGCCCGGGAAGAGCTCATCGCAAGAACCACCCGTTCCGGAGCGGAGGTTATAGGGCATAACATCGAGATGCCGGAGAGACTTTATTCCCGGATGCGTCCGGGGGCGGACTACCATAGGTCTCTCCGGACCATTCGCACTATAGCAGAGCTGCGCGAGAGGGGGCAGAAGGTGTTAGTCAAATCCGCCCTGATGCTCGGCCTGGGGGAGCGCCCGGAAGAGGTTCTCCAGACCCTCCGGGACCTTAAGGAAGCGGGGGTGGACATAGTTTATATCGGGCAGTATTTAAGCCCTTCCGCGGATCACTGGCCCATCGAAAAGTATTATACTCCCGAACAGTTCGAGTCCTTGAAAGAAGAATGCTTCGGCATGGGGTTCAGGTCGGTCTTGTCCGGCCCCATGGTAAGAAGTTCTTACAAGGCGGCTGAGGCTTACCGCTCAGCGCTGGATAAGAGCTAA
- the gcvT gene encoding glycine cleavage system aminomethyltransferase GcvT → MSENNTDLKFTPLYQKHVEEGARMVPFSGWKMPVQYSGIIEEHLHTRSRAGLFDICHMGEFFLKGPSSEEDLERIVTCQISGSPEGKCHYGFMLNEKGGIVDDLIVYKISPEEYMLVVNAGTVDKDAEWIKANISGDTFFIDDSDNIAKLDLQGPTSGKVVTSLCGEEVVLSLKRFCFVKTVIDEVKVILSRTGYTGELGYELFFPVSQAERLWDMILSREGVKPVGLGARDTLRLEMGYSLYGSDIDEEHTPLEAGLERFIHMEKDFIGKDALIRQKKEALPRVLKGFVCEGRRSARSHFGVFFDGEEVGTVTSGAFSPCLKVGIGMCYLDPGHAVSGNHITLSDGRIEIGGRLTDVPFLNPRTGGLQDKAIAHKSKKEER, encoded by the coding sequence ATGTCAGAGAATAACACTGATCTCAAGTTCACGCCTCTTTACCAAAAGCATGTTGAAGAAGGCGCACGGATGGTGCCTTTCTCGGGCTGGAAGATGCCCGTTCAGTATTCGGGTATCATCGAGGAACATCTCCATACCCGCTCCAGGGCGGGCCTTTTCGATATCTGCCACATGGGGGAATTCTTCCTTAAAGGGCCTTCTTCGGAAGAAGACCTTGAGAGGATAGTTACCTGCCAGATAAGCGGATCCCCCGAAGGTAAATGCCATTACGGCTTCATGCTGAACGAAAAAGGCGGGATAGTGGATGACCTTATCGTTTACAAGATATCCCCTGAAGAGTACATGCTGGTGGTGAACGCCGGTACCGTGGATAAGGACGCCGAATGGATAAAAGCGAACATATCCGGCGATACCTTTTTTATCGATGATTCCGACAATATCGCCAAACTCGACCTGCAGGGTCCCACCAGCGGGAAGGTGGTCACCTCTCTCTGCGGGGAGGAAGTTGTGCTTTCGCTGAAAAGGTTCTGCTTCGTGAAGACAGTTATAGATGAGGTCAAGGTGATCCTCAGCCGCACCGGGTACACCGGGGAGCTGGGGTATGAGCTTTTCTTCCCGGTATCACAGGCGGAAAGGCTCTGGGATATGATACTTTCCCGCGAAGGGGTAAAACCAGTCGGCCTGGGCGCCCGCGACACGCTCCGCCTCGAGATGGGATACTCGCTTTACGGAAGCGATATAGACGAAGAACATACTCCGCTGGAAGCGGGGCTTGAGAGGTTCATTCACATGGAAAAGGATTTCATAGGAAAGGACGCACTGATCCGGCAGAAGAAAGAGGCCCTGCCAAGGGTTCTCAAGGGATTCGTCTGCGAAGGCAGGAGGAGCGCTAGGAGCCATTTCGGGGTGTTTTTCGACGGTGAAGAGGTGGGCACTGTTACCAGCGGCGCTTTTTCCCCGTGCCTGAAAGTGGGTATAGGCATGTGTTATCTTGATCCCGGGCACGCTGTTAGCGGCAATCACATCACGCTCAGCGATGGAAGGATCGAGATAGGCGGCAGGTTAACGGATGTCCCGTTCTTGAATCCCCGCACGGGTGGCCTTCAGGATAAAGCGATAGCCCATAAAAGCAAAAAGGAGGAGAGATGA